Proteins found in one Kwoniella bestiolae CBS 10118 chromosome 1, complete sequence genomic segment:
- a CDS encoding 26S protease regulatory subunit 8 — translation MAVATQKMPKTPTSVPGGSIKTYYQNKIEAAELDITKKTQNLRRLEAQRNALNTRVRLLREELQVLQEPGSYVGEVVKVMGKKKVLVKVQPEGKYVVDFSPDIPISSLTPNIRVALRADSYLLHSILPNKIDPLVSLMMVEKVPDSTYEMVGGLDKQIKEIKEVIELPVKHPELFESLGIAQPKGVLLYGPPGTGKTLLARAVAHHTDCRFIRVSGSELVQKYIGEGSRMVRELFVMAREHAPSIIFMDEIDSIGSSRGGEGGGGGDSEVQRTMMELLNQLDGFEPTKNIKVIMATNRIDILDSALLRPGRIDRKIEFPPPNPEARITILKIHSRKMSLQRGINFRSLAEKMGHCSGAEVRGICTEAGMYALRERRQYVGQEDFEMAVAKVLKKNAESNMSVNKLFS, via the exons ATGGCCGTGGCGACCCAAAAGATGCCCAAGACACCCACCTCGGTCCCAGGGGGAAgtatcaag ACATACTATCAAAACAAGATCGAAGCTGCCGAATTGGATATAACCAAGAAGACCCAGAATCTCAGACGTCTAGAAGCTCAACGAAATGCTTTGAACACTAGAG TCCGACTGTTAAGAGAAGAGCTACAAGTTCTGCAGGAGCCTGGAAGTTACGTTGGGGAAGTTGTGAAAGTGATGGGTAAGAAGAAGGTGTTGGTGAAAGTTCAGCCTGAGGGGAAATATG TTGTCGACTTCTCCCCCGacattcccatctcctcaCTCACACCCAATATCCGAGTTGCCCTCCGAGCCGActcttacctcctccactcaATCTTACCTAACAAGATTGATCCCCTCGTatcgttgatgatggttgagaAAGTGCCCGATTCAACGTACGAGATGGTCGGAGGACTCGACAAGCAAATcaaagagatcaaagaagtCATCGAATTACCCGTAAAGCACCCAGAATTATTCGAATCGCTGGGTATCGCCCAACCCAAGGGTGTGTTGCTCTACGGCCCCCCCGGGACAGGTAAGACCCTCTTAGCGAGGGCTGTGGCGCATCATACGGATTGTAGATTCATTAGAGTCTCGGGGTCAGAGCTGGTACAGAAGTATATTGGAGAGGGATCAAGGATGGTTAGAGAGTTGTTCGTCATGGCTAGGGAGCATGCTCCGTCAATCATCTTTATGGATGAAATTGACTCGATAGGTTCTTCTCGTGGGGGTgaggggggtgggggtggtgatTCGGAAGTgcagaggacgatgatggagtTGTTGAATCAGTTGGATGGGTTTGAACCTACCAAGAATATCAAG GTCATCATGGCTACCAACCGAATAGATATCCTCGATTCGGCTTTACTTCGACCAGGTCGTATTGACCGTAAGATCGAAttcccacctcccaaccctGAAGCCAGAATTACGATTCTCAAGATCCACTCCAGGAAG ATGTCATTACAACGTGGAATCAATTTTCGATCGCTGGCTGAGAAGATGGGTCATTGTTCCGGTGCGGAGGTTAGAGGTATATGTACTGAGGCTG GTATGTACGCTCTGAGGGAAAGACGACAATATGTAGGACAAGAGGATTTCGAAATGGCCGTGGCGAAGGTATTGAAGAAGAATGCGGAGAGTAATATGAGTGTTAACAAGTTGTTCAGTTAG